The following are encoded in a window of Bremerella alba genomic DNA:
- a CDS encoding M24 family metallopeptidase, with product MAISRSKSNPRVTKLRRQLKQCGADALLVTNFKNVTYLTGFTGDDSYLLVTAKDEVLFSDPRYTEQLEQECPHVKLEVREPGTSILDSVATAVTKAKIGKLGIESLSMTVQLFNKVVAKLPKVEIKPLNGLVEDLREIKDKGEIVQIREAVSLAEKAFAVLKAGLRGEQTEKELEALMTYEIQRNGGRGTSFTPIVGVGPRAARPHGTPGMVKMEEDSFVLIDWGADYQFYKSDLTRVLFYGKVPAKMRKMYETCLKAQLAAIDKIKPGVIMSDVDKAARSIIAKAGWGKQFGHGLGHGIGLDIHEAPRLNSLSNRPLEPGMVVTVEPGIYFPGFGGVRIEDDILVTKDGHEVLTSVPKTFEEATISI from the coding sequence ATGGCCATCTCTCGCAGCAAATCGAATCCTCGTGTTACCAAGCTCCGTCGTCAACTGAAGCAATGTGGTGCCGATGCCCTGTTGGTCACCAACTTCAAAAACGTGACCTATCTGACAGGATTCACCGGCGACGACAGCTACCTATTGGTAACCGCCAAGGACGAGGTTCTGTTCAGCGACCCTCGCTACACCGAGCAGCTCGAACAGGAATGCCCTCATGTGAAGCTCGAAGTTCGCGAGCCCGGCACGTCCATCCTCGACTCGGTCGCGACGGCGGTCACTAAAGCCAAGATTGGCAAGCTTGGGATTGAAAGCTTGTCGATGACGGTTCAGCTATTCAACAAAGTGGTAGCCAAGCTTCCCAAAGTCGAGATTAAGCCACTCAATGGCCTCGTGGAAGACTTGCGCGAGATCAAAGACAAAGGGGAAATCGTCCAAATTCGCGAAGCCGTGTCTCTCGCGGAGAAAGCGTTTGCCGTCCTGAAAGCCGGTCTTCGCGGCGAGCAAACAGAGAAAGAACTCGAAGCGTTGATGACTTACGAGATTCAACGCAACGGTGGTCGTGGGACCAGCTTCACTCCGATCGTCGGCGTTGGTCCGCGGGCAGCCCGTCCGCACGGGACGCCTGGCATGGTCAAGATGGAAGAAGACAGCTTCGTATTGATCGACTGGGGCGCGGACTACCAGTTCTACAAAAGCGATCTGACACGGGTCCTCTTCTATGGCAAGGTCCCGGCGAAAATGCGCAAGATGTACGAGACTTGCCTGAAAGCCCAGCTGGCGGCCATCGACAAAATCAAGCCAGGCGTCATCATGTCCGACGTCGATAAAGCGGCGCGCAGCATCATTGCCAAAGCGGGCTGGGGAAAACAATTCGGCCACGGGCTAGGGCACGGCATCGGCCTAGATATCCATGAAGCACCACGGCTGAACTCGCTTAGCAATCGTCCCCTGGAGCCGGGCATGGTTGTCACCGTCGAACCAGGCATCTACTTCCCCGGCTTCGGCGGCGTACGGATAGAAGATGACATTCTGGTTACCAAGGACGGCCACGAAGTGCTGACGAGCGTGCCGAAGACGTTTGAGGAAGCGACGATCTCGATTTAG
- the accC gene encoding acetyl-CoA carboxylase biotin carboxylase subunit yields MYNRILIANRGEIALRIIRACKELGIETVAIFSEADRDAAYLKLADEAYCVGPAKSAQSYLKIDRVISAAEVGNVEAIHPGYGFLAENAEFNDICRSCNIDFIGPTPEAMSKLGDKNTARTMAREANVPVVPGSAGLIEGEDEALKIAHEIGFPVLIKATAGGGGRGMRVAANDLVLKNALNQAQTEAGAAFGNAGVYIEKYVEHPRHVEVQVIADHHGNAVHLYERECSTQRRHQKLIEESPAPNLSQKTRDEICAAAVRMIKAADYQNAGTVEFIVDKDENFYFIEVNARIQVEHCVTEMVTGIDLIQAQIRVACGEPLPWKQEDIKLQGAAIECRINAEDADKNFMPCPGKINQLIVPGGPGVRFDSHVYSGYVVPPHYDSMIGKLLVHRNTREEAIRCMLRALDELRTDGITTTANFHKKVLNHSAFAEGKIDTTFVERTWFS; encoded by the coding sequence ATGTACAACCGCATTCTGATCGCCAACCGGGGCGAGATCGCCCTTCGTATCATTCGTGCCTGTAAAGAACTAGGCATTGAAACGGTCGCTATTTTCAGCGAAGCCGACCGTGACGCTGCCTATTTGAAACTGGCCGACGAAGCTTATTGCGTTGGTCCCGCTAAGAGTGCCCAAAGCTACTTGAAGATCGATCGCGTTATCAGCGCCGCTGAAGTCGGCAACGTCGAAGCGATTCACCCTGGCTATGGCTTCCTGGCAGAAAATGCCGAGTTCAATGACATCTGTCGCAGTTGTAACATCGACTTCATCGGCCCCACGCCCGAAGCGATGTCAAAGCTGGGCGATAAAAATACGGCTCGCACCATGGCACGCGAGGCAAACGTGCCGGTCGTGCCAGGTTCGGCTGGTCTGATCGAAGGCGAAGACGAGGCCTTAAAGATCGCCCACGAGATCGGCTTCCCGGTTCTCATCAAAGCGACCGCCGGTGGTGGTGGCCGCGGCATGCGTGTGGCAGCCAATGATTTGGTGCTGAAAAATGCCCTCAATCAGGCTCAAACCGAAGCCGGAGCCGCATTCGGCAACGCAGGCGTGTACATCGAAAAATACGTCGAACATCCGCGACACGTCGAGGTTCAGGTAATCGCTGACCATCACGGCAATGCGGTCCACCTGTACGAGCGTGAATGCAGTACTCAGCGTCGGCACCAGAAGCTGATTGAAGAAAGCCCCGCACCGAACCTCTCGCAGAAGACACGCGACGAAATCTGCGCGGCCGCCGTGCGGATGATCAAAGCAGCCGATTACCAGAATGCCGGGACTGTCGAGTTTATCGTCGATAAGGACGAGAACTTCTACTTCATCGAAGTGAACGCCCGAATTCAAGTCGAGCACTGCGTCACCGAGATGGTCACCGGTATCGACCTGATCCAAGCTCAAATCCGAGTTGCCTGTGGCGAACCGCTCCCTTGGAAACAAGAGGACATCAAGCTGCAAGGCGCGGCGATCGAATGCCGAATCAATGCCGAAGACGCCGACAAAAACTTCATGCCATGCCCAGGTAAGATCAATCAGTTGATCGTCCCCGGCGGCCCCGGCGTCCGTTTCGACTCGCACGTCTACAGCGGCTACGTTGTGCCTCCGCATTACGATTCGATGATCGGCAAGTTGCTCGTGCATCGCAACACGCGTGAGGAAGCGATTCGCTGCATGCTACGGGCACTCGATGAACTCCGCACCGACGGAATTACAACCACCGCCAACTTCCACAAGAAGGTCCTCAACCATTCTGCGTTTGCGGAAGGGAAGATCGACACCACGTTTGTGGAACGAACCTGGTTTTCTTAA
- a CDS encoding DJ-1/PfpI family protein has product MSKEFLTPADQSLRIGAIVFPDMDQIDLTGPFSVLARLPNSSIQLLWKTPTVVQDQLGLKLVPDASFSEAAPMDVLLVPGGPGQEQLMEDETVLNFITKQARQAKITFSVCTGSLICGAAGLLKGRSATTHWASLHLLKYFGARTSHERVVIDGNLVSAAGLTSGIDGALRVAALLRGEEVAKGIELAIQYAPDPPFGVGSPELADDELLSRVTAETSQLTEKRLQTAKRLAAKFKISTTE; this is encoded by the coding sequence ATGTCGAAAGAATTTCTTACGCCGGCTGACCAGTCGCTGCGAATAGGGGCGATCGTTTTTCCGGACATGGATCAGATCGACCTGACGGGGCCTTTTTCGGTGCTTGCCCGCCTCCCCAATAGTTCGATTCAACTTCTTTGGAAAACCCCAACGGTCGTTCAAGATCAGCTAGGACTTAAGCTCGTACCGGACGCCTCCTTCTCGGAAGCGGCTCCGATGGATGTGCTTTTGGTGCCTGGGGGTCCCGGGCAAGAGCAGTTGATGGAAGATGAAACCGTACTTAACTTCATCACCAAGCAAGCTCGCCAGGCGAAAATAACATTCTCTGTCTGCACCGGTTCGTTAATCTGTGGAGCAGCCGGACTGCTCAAAGGGCGTTCCGCGACGACACATTGGGCTTCACTCCATCTGCTGAAATATTTCGGCGCGCGGACCTCCCACGAGCGGGTCGTTATCGATGGCAATCTGGTAAGTGCGGCCGGTCTCACGTCAGGGATTGATGGCGCTCTTCGTGTGGCTGCCTTACTTCGTGGAGAGGAAGTCGCCAAAGGGATTGAACTTGCGATTCAATATGCCCCCGACCCTCCGTTCGGGGTTGGTTCCCCGGAACTCGCGGATGATGAACTACTTAGCCGAGTAACGGCCGAGACATCCCAGCTTACGGAAAAACGTCTGCAAACGGCGAAACGCTTGGCGGCCAAATTTAAGATTTCGACAACCGAATGA
- a CDS encoding S1C family serine protease, whose amino-acid sequence MEPPPHNGPPEAANSPRSQPSPVAFLRLFLYCLVAAFCGAWVISYWTTSNDKPSLNPNAQPRTITPRGDLADDEESTIELFEKSSNSVIFITTSQQVRMYGSAKISEMATGQGSGFVWDAEGHIVTNYHVVQSIANGSGTAHITFADASTYVASIVGSSPEHDLAVLQVTNFQGEAFEPIEVGESANLQVGQKVFAIGNPFGFDHTLTTGIISGLGRSIEAEDGRQIDDLIQTDAAINPGNSGGPLLDSGGRLIGVNSAIYSPSGAYAGIGFAIPVDTVNSVVTELIRHGQIKRPYLGVRVAPPTINARLGLEGALVTEIVPGSPAEKAGLLPTIISSEQQVVLGDLIVKIDDKPVKNFGDIVQKLFDHQVGDTVRVTVLRGLMTDKQREVELDVELAEST is encoded by the coding sequence ATGGAGCCACCCCCTCATAACGGCCCTCCAGAGGCCGCTAACTCACCCCGGTCGCAGCCGAGCCCGGTCGCATTCTTGCGTCTGTTTCTCTACTGCTTAGTCGCCGCATTTTGTGGGGCTTGGGTAATTAGCTATTGGACCACCTCCAACGACAAGCCTTCGCTGAATCCCAATGCCCAGCCAAGGACGATTACCCCCCGGGGTGATCTGGCCGATGACGAAGAATCGACGATCGAACTTTTTGAGAAGTCGTCTAATTCCGTCATTTTCATCACGACCTCGCAGCAGGTTCGGATGTACGGAAGTGCGAAAATTTCTGAAATGGCAACAGGGCAGGGGAGTGGCTTTGTCTGGGACGCAGAAGGTCATATCGTCACCAATTACCATGTCGTCCAGTCAATTGCCAACGGTTCAGGCACAGCTCATATTACCTTCGCCGATGCCTCCACCTATGTGGCTTCCATCGTGGGCTCTTCTCCGGAACATGACCTGGCCGTCCTCCAGGTAACCAATTTCCAAGGCGAGGCCTTCGAGCCGATTGAGGTCGGCGAGTCAGCTAATCTTCAGGTGGGCCAAAAGGTATTTGCAATCGGAAACCCATTCGGCTTCGATCATACCCTTACGACCGGCATCATCAGCGGCCTAGGGCGTTCGATCGAAGCGGAGGACGGTCGTCAGATCGACGACTTAATTCAGACCGATGCGGCCATCAATCCCGGTAACAGTGGCGGCCCCTTGCTCGACAGCGGTGGTCGGCTCATTGGCGTAAACTCGGCAATTTACAGCCCCAGCGGAGCTTACGCAGGGATCGGTTTCGCGATACCAGTCGATACGGTTAATTCGGTCGTCACCGAATTGATTCGGCACGGCCAGATTAAGCGTCCCTACCTGGGCGTTCGCGTGGCCCCACCAACGATCAATGCCCGACTGGGTCTTGAAGGAGCATTGGTCACCGAGATTGTCCCGGGAAGCCCAGCAGAAAAAGCGGGCCTCCTACCCACCATCATTTCATCCGAGCAACAAGTGGTGCTGGGGGATTTGATTGTTAAGATCGATGACAAACCGGTCAAAAACTTCGGGGACATCGTTCAGAAACTGTTCGATCATCAAGTCGGCGATACAGTACGTGTTACAGTTCTCCGAGGACTCATGACGGATAAGCAACGTGAAGTAGAACTCGATGTCGAACTAGCCGAATCGACCTAG
- a CDS encoding phosphoribosylaminoimidazolesuccinocarboxamide synthase encodes MGLDYPVRQGKVRDVYDLGEQVLLVASDRISAFDYILPSLIPDKGRVLTQMSQFWFETFDVPHHLISTEVQQMNLTGDVDLSELEGRATLARKTEVIPIECVVRGYLAGSGWKEYQRSQTVCDIPLPEGLQQAAKLPEPIFTPATKAESGHDENISFERMVEIVGMDMANLLREKSIAVYKAGAERAIEHGIIIADTKFEWGVVNGEVLLIDEVLTPDSSRFWPQDEYAVGMSPPSFDKQFVRDWLEASTWDKNSQPPTLPPEVVEKTRAKYIEAYERITQRKFAW; translated from the coding sequence ATGGGACTCGACTATCCCGTTCGACAGGGCAAAGTACGCGACGTCTATGATCTGGGTGAGCAGGTATTGTTGGTGGCATCCGACCGAATCAGTGCATTTGATTATATTCTGCCATCGCTCATTCCGGATAAGGGGCGTGTACTAACCCAGATGAGTCAGTTCTGGTTTGAGACTTTTGATGTCCCTCACCACCTGATTTCGACCGAGGTTCAGCAGATGAATCTGACCGGCGACGTCGATCTGAGTGAGTTGGAAGGTCGCGCGACGTTGGCTCGCAAGACGGAAGTCATCCCGATCGAATGTGTCGTGCGCGGCTATCTGGCCGGATCGGGTTGGAAGGAGTATCAACGCAGTCAAACCGTCTGCGATATTCCGCTGCCGGAAGGATTGCAGCAAGCCGCCAAACTGCCGGAGCCCATTTTCACGCCGGCGACCAAGGCCGAATCGGGGCATGACGAGAATATCTCGTTCGAGCGAATGGTTGAAATTGTCGGCATGGATATGGCGAACTTGCTCCGAGAAAAGAGTATCGCGGTCTATAAGGCCGGAGCAGAACGGGCGATAGAACACGGAATCATCATCGCCGATACCAAGTTTGAATGGGGCGTCGTCAACGGAGAAGTATTATTGATCGACGAAGTGCTGACGCCTGATAGTTCTCGATTCTGGCCCCAAGACGAGTATGCGGTTGGAATGAGTCCCCCCTCGTTTGATAAGCAATTCGTTCGCGATTGGTTAGAGGCCAGCACTTGGGATAAAAACAGCCAACCTCCCACGTTGCCTCCGGAAGTCGTCGAGAAGACGCGGGCCAAATATATCGAGGCCTACGAGCGAATCACCCAGCGAAAATTCGCGTGGTAA
- a CDS encoding 3-keto-disaccharide hydrolase, protein MSLYRALFSLLIITSLLAGPAIGLESSAKKDDEHTEKQDKDKSTKHDSKDHDKKKQEKDKKDRKDRKDRDKKKDNNRQKKDKPESSDKKKSSKDDAKGKAEKKTNKDADQPNEDAPKKEMKPEPKKEASKKKEKPKPAKEKGKDKDETSDDKPTKAAPKKEMKPEPKKEEPKQGEPTPAKTPAPQPKQEEGASKKMESKLEPKSEDKPEEIPSPKETPKPEPKPVPPPKAKPDPKKIAFTDLNQVDEDFAFQGEYYGKLRLPGGILETTGIQVIARGDGNFIGRQLRGGLPGNGWRNDSMIDLSGTRDGNELVLSQGNYQVFITGNSATVINSAGDTLGILTKVHRRSELMGLKPGSGAMTLFDGTSAEGFVNAKINEKGELQIGTITKDPVQDFRLHIEFRLPYMPYATGQARSNSGLYIQERYEVQILDSFGLPGEFNECAALYRTKSPDLNMCFPPLAWQTYDVYFTAARFDDQGNKTSPARITVQHNGILVQDNYLIPNKTGAGKAEGPDARPIKLQDHGNPVVFRNVWIEHLGGPAVTRPTEAIVTPEKN, encoded by the coding sequence ATGTCGTTGTATCGTGCGCTGTTTTCCCTCTTGATCATCACCTCACTGCTCGCCGGTCCGGCGATCGGTCTCGAATCGTCTGCCAAGAAAGACGACGAACATACGGAAAAACAAGACAAAGACAAATCCACTAAGCACGATTCGAAAGATCACGACAAGAAGAAACAAGAGAAAGACAAAAAGGACCGCAAGGATCGAAAAGACCGCGATAAAAAGAAAGACAATAATCGCCAGAAGAAAGACAAACCGGAATCCTCTGACAAAAAGAAGTCCTCCAAGGATGATGCAAAAGGGAAAGCAGAAAAGAAGACCAACAAAGATGCAGACCAACCGAACGAGGACGCTCCCAAAAAGGAGATGAAACCGGAACCTAAAAAGGAAGCTTCTAAGAAAAAAGAGAAGCCCAAGCCAGCCAAGGAGAAGGGCAAAGACAAGGATGAGACCTCAGACGATAAGCCCACCAAGGCAGCTCCTAAGAAGGAGATGAAGCCTGAGCCCAAAAAGGAAGAGCCTAAGCAAGGCGAACCGACTCCAGCCAAGACGCCAGCTCCCCAGCCCAAACAAGAAGAGGGAGCGTCTAAGAAGATGGAATCAAAGCTCGAGCCGAAATCTGAAGACAAGCCTGAAGAAATTCCCTCCCCGAAAGAAACTCCCAAGCCTGAACCGAAACCAGTGCCCCCGCCGAAGGCCAAGCCTGATCCGAAAAAGATCGCGTTTACCGACTTAAATCAGGTGGACGAAGACTTCGCATTCCAAGGCGAGTACTACGGGAAGCTGCGTTTGCCCGGTGGAATTCTCGAAACGACCGGTATTCAAGTCATTGCCCGCGGAGACGGCAACTTTATTGGTCGACAACTGCGAGGAGGATTGCCCGGTAACGGCTGGCGAAACGATTCCATGATCGACCTGAGCGGCACCCGAGATGGCAACGAGCTCGTTCTCAGCCAGGGGAACTACCAGGTTTTCATTACCGGCAACAGTGCCACGGTAATCAACTCGGCAGGCGATACCTTGGGGATTTTGACGAAGGTTCACCGCCGCAGCGAATTGATGGGGCTCAAGCCGGGTTCCGGGGCAATGACTCTGTTTGATGGAACTTCTGCGGAAGGTTTCGTTAATGCAAAAATCAACGAAAAAGGTGAGCTGCAAATTGGAACGATTACGAAAGATCCGGTCCAGGATTTTCGTCTTCACATTGAGTTCCGCCTGCCGTACATGCCGTATGCAACTGGTCAGGCTCGCTCCAATAGCGGACTTTACATTCAAGAACGCTACGAAGTCCAGATTCTCGACTCCTTCGGCCTACCCGGAGAGTTCAACGAGTGTGCTGCCCTATACCGAACCAAAAGCCCCGACCTCAACATGTGCTTTCCACCATTGGCTTGGCAAACCTACGATGTCTATTTCACCGCCGCACGCTTTGATGACCAAGGGAACAAAACTTCGCCTGCTCGGATCACCGTGCAGCACAACGGCATCCTGGTTCAAGACAACTACCTGATTCCCAACAAGACCGGTGCCGGCAAGGCTGAAGGCCCAGATGCCCGTCCCATCAAGCTGCAAGATCACGGCAATCCGGTCGTATTCCGTAACGTCTGGATCGAGCACCTCGGCGGCCCAGCGGTGACCCGTCCGACAGAAGCCATCGTCACGCCCGAAAAGAATTAG
- the accB gene encoding acetyl-CoA carboxylase biotin carboxyl carrier protein codes for MSDSKSTSSKVFNVETVRSLVELMKQHDLSELDLREGDQKISLKRGGQPPIYAAPAPMHAAPMPVAQAPAGSPGQVASGGSEAPAADSHLVAIKSPMVGTYYSKPKPDADSFARVGDHISDDSVVCIIEAMKVFNEIKAEMSGKIVKVLVKDEEPVEYGQPMFMVDPQG; via the coding sequence ATGTCCGATTCCAAATCGACTTCTAGCAAAGTTTTCAACGTCGAGACGGTTCGCTCGCTCGTTGAACTGATGAAGCAGCACGACCTGAGCGAACTCGATCTTCGCGAAGGCGACCAGAAAATCTCGCTCAAGCGAGGTGGTCAGCCTCCGATTTATGCCGCTCCGGCACCGATGCACGCCGCACCGATGCCCGTTGCGCAAGCACCCGCGGGTTCCCCAGGCCAAGTAGCCTCAGGTGGTAGCGAGGCCCCAGCGGCTGACTCTCACCTGGTTGCCATCAAGAGCCCGATGGTGGGTACCTATTACTCGAAGCCCAAGCCAGATGCCGATTCGTTTGCCCGCGTAGGCGATCACATCTCGGATGATTCCGTTGTCTGCATCATCGAAGCGATGAAAGTGTTCAACGAGATCAAAGCCGAAATGTCCGGCAAGATCGTCAAGGTTCTCGTCAAGGACGAAGAACCGGTCGAATACGGGCAGCCAATGTTCATGGTTGATCCACAGGGCTAA
- a CDS encoding SpoIIE family protein phosphatase gives MSSYLVALNGPDSGKKIFLAGEEFTLGRHPECDIVVEVGAVSRYHAKIVRNDSGYRIEDLKSRNGTYVNDEQIAEPHQLQHGDSIRVCDISFEFKQEGVKPAPTDTVGLKPDGPGAFGAVMVDDDGATSTIMSKFEVSSQTGSIHLTASPEVKLNALLEITRGLTGTLSLDEVLPKVLEGLFHIFLQADRGFIILQDGSGNMVPRWTKARKESDEEEIRISRTIVKHVMQTREAILSADAAADSRFEMSQSITDFKIRSIMCAPLVNAHDEVIGVIQIDTLDQRKRFQKEDLEVAVSVGMQAAAAIERAQLHDAAIRQISFERDLHTAKQVQIGFLPSVKPSVPGYKFYHYYLAANSVGGDYYDYIPLPDGGTAILVGDVVGHGIAASLMMAKLSAEARYCLASMSDFQQAAFHLNNNFTAYTPDDKFVTLAIAILHPESHQVTLINAGHNPPILRKPDGTCCMIAEEEIGLPLGIMEDMEYDIARFTLEPGDMLFIYTDGINEAMNASGDQFGMDRMLTCVSQKSDDLEVCSKAIIDDCRKFMANSPQFDDMCMVSLQRTTE, from the coding sequence ATGTCCAGCTACCTCGTCGCTCTGAATGGTCCAGATTCTGGAAAAAAAATATTCCTCGCTGGCGAGGAATTTACCCTTGGTCGTCATCCCGAGTGCGATATCGTCGTTGAAGTTGGGGCCGTCAGTCGGTACCACGCAAAAATTGTGCGCAACGACAGCGGCTACCGTATCGAGGATCTGAAGAGCCGAAACGGGACCTACGTCAACGACGAGCAAATCGCCGAGCCCCATCAGCTGCAGCACGGAGATTCCATCCGTGTTTGCGATATCTCGTTCGAGTTCAAGCAAGAAGGTGTTAAGCCAGCCCCTACGGACACAGTTGGGCTCAAGCCGGATGGGCCGGGGGCATTCGGCGCCGTCATGGTGGACGACGACGGGGCAACCTCGACGATCATGTCCAAGTTTGAGGTCTCGTCGCAAACCGGTTCCATTCACTTGACGGCCAGTCCTGAAGTGAAGCTCAATGCCCTGCTCGAGATCACCCGGGGGCTGACCGGGACTCTCTCACTGGACGAGGTTCTGCCCAAAGTTCTCGAGGGTTTGTTCCACATCTTCCTGCAAGCCGATCGCGGATTCATCATTCTGCAGGATGGTTCGGGGAACATGGTCCCCCGATGGACTAAGGCCCGAAAGGAAAGTGACGAAGAAGAAATTCGTATTAGCCGTACCATCGTCAAGCACGTCATGCAAACGCGTGAAGCGATCCTATCTGCCGATGCGGCAGCCGACTCGCGGTTTGAGATGAGTCAGAGTATCACGGACTTTAAGATTCGCTCGATCATGTGCGCCCCGTTGGTCAATGCCCACGACGAAGTCATCGGCGTGATCCAGATTGATACGCTTGATCAACGCAAGCGTTTTCAAAAAGAAGACCTGGAAGTCGCCGTTAGCGTGGGAATGCAGGCAGCGGCTGCGATCGAACGAGCCCAACTCCACGACGCGGCGATTCGGCAAATTTCCTTCGAACGCGATCTGCACACTGCCAAACAAGTTCAAATTGGATTTCTGCCGTCGGTAAAGCCGTCGGTACCGGGGTACAAGTTTTATCACTATTATCTTGCCGCCAATTCCGTCGGCGGCGATTACTACGATTACATCCCACTGCCCGACGGCGGCACCGCGATTTTAGTCGGGGATGTTGTGGGGCACGGGATCGCAGCTTCCCTGATGATGGCCAAGTTGTCCGCAGAAGCTCGGTATTGTTTGGCTTCGATGTCCGATTTCCAGCAAGCCGCGTTTCATCTAAATAACAACTTCACCGCATACACTCCGGACGATAAATTCGTGACTCTGGCCATTGCGATTCTCCACCCAGAATCGCACCAGGTAACGCTTATCAACGCGGGTCATAACCCGCCGATCTTACGGAAACCGGACGGGACGTGCTGTATGATCGCCGAAGAAGAAATCGGCCTGCCGTTGGGCATCATGGAAGACATGGAGTACGACATCGCTCGATTCACGCTTGAGCCGGGCGATATGCTCTTCATCTATACCGACGGTATCAATGAAGCCATGAATGCAAGTGGAGATCAATTCGGCATGGACCGCATGTTGACTTGCGTCTCGCAGAAGTCGGACGACCTCGAGGTCTGCAGCAAGGCCATCATCGACGACTGCCGGAAGTTCATGGCCAACAGCCCTCAATTCGACGACATGTGCATGGTGTCGTTGCAACGCACAACCGAGTAA
- a CDS encoding HAD family hydrolase, giving the protein MKVCLFDIDGTLITTGMAGKDAMIEAFLKVAELTELEHIFQVSGKTDRGIFAELYELHGQTLNEDAWHTFLDQYLGGLATNLPQRQGLVLEGVAALLAKLSQRDDVLLGLLTGNVEKGAALKLGHYGIHEYFAFGGFGDHHPNRDDVARAALEAAEVFHGETISPNDVYVIGDTPNDVKCARSIGAKAVAVATGVFSEEELEAAKPDLLLTNLADAEAVTRFIFG; this is encoded by the coding sequence ATGAAAGTCTGCCTCTTCGATATCGATGGAACCCTCATTACCACCGGCATGGCAGGGAAAGATGCCATGATCGAGGCGTTTCTGAAAGTGGCTGAACTGACAGAACTTGAGCATATCTTCCAGGTCAGCGGCAAGACTGATCGTGGAATCTTCGCCGAACTTTACGAACTGCACGGCCAAACGCTCAACGAAGACGCCTGGCACACGTTCCTCGATCAATACCTCGGCGGACTGGCAACCAACCTTCCACAGCGACAAGGGCTTGTACTTGAAGGGGTAGCCGCACTGTTGGCGAAGCTTTCCCAACGCGACGATGTTCTGCTAGGGCTGCTGACTGGAAACGTCGAGAAAGGGGCCGCACTCAAACTCGGCCACTACGGCATCCACGAGTATTTCGCATTCGGCGGTTTCGGCGATCATCACCCCAACCGAGACGACGTGGCCCGTGCCGCACTTGAGGCCGCCGAGGTATTTCACGGCGAAACGATCTCTCCCAACGATGTCTACGTCATCGGGGATACGCCCAACGACGTCAAGTGTGCCCGGTCAATCGGCGCAAAAGCAGTCGCAGTAGCGACGGGAGTCTTTTCGGAAGAAGAACTCGAAGCCGCCAAGCCCGACCTCTTGCTTACCAATCTAGCGGATGCAGAAGCCGTAACGCGTTTTATCTTTGGCTAA